TAATTTTGATGATTTTCTGCAGTTTCGAACTGGTGGGAATGTATTTTGTAATCACAATAATGGCCTACATTTTCATTTTGTCATATCCCAAAATAAAGGAGCAGAGAGGCTACTCCGACCTGAATCAGGGACTGCCCTATGCATTAAGGCATATGGGAATTGAATTGAAATCCGGCAAGGGACTGCATGATGCACTGATTACAATCAAGAACGCCGACTACGGTTCTCTTTCAAAAGAGTTGAACAGGGTTCTTGAGGAAGTCAAATTCGGCAAGTCCACAGAGGATTCCCTTCTTGAGATGGCGCATAGGGTGAATTCGGAAGGATTGACCCGTGCAACCTATCAAATCATCAGTACATTAAGGGTTGGCGGCAACCTGGCCAACAGTCTGGAAATCATTGCGCAGGACATTTCATTTGACATGCAAATCAGGCTAAAGGAATATTCCCAAAAGCTGAATTCATTTATCTTGATTTATACTTTCATTGCCATTTTAGCCCCTGTAATCAGTTTGATTATGCTTATGGCCGGTTCAACCGTCATGGGCGACATCATATCCTCAGAACTGTTATTTGTAATATATACAATATTCTTCCCATTAATCGTGGTGTTCATGGGACTGTTCATAAAAAAATTAGAGCCTAAAATTTGAAAGGGTTTGTTTAGAAAAATGATTCAAACCCTTTTGAAGCCAGCAATTCAACAAATGCTCCTTGCTGATCCATTATAATATTTCCTTTTGAGTATTGGTCAAGTGCGGCATTAATCATTGCTGATTTAGTTGCCGGATTACTGGAAGCTGCTGTTGCTGCCGCCTTAACGACATCTATTACTGCATCTCCACGGGAAACTCCATTTCCCCAATCCTCTTCACGGATGATGTCGATACCGCTGGCATTTGTGAGCTGCCCATCAATTTCCAGTTGTCCCGCTGCGGAGAGTATTGCATCCAATGCCTCACTGTTAATGGCTACAACTGAATTGATTGAATTGTTTGTTTGATATTCAACGATTTCCTTTGCAAGCTGCATTCCTTGTTCATTATCCGCATCCCAAAATGCGTCATGCAATAGCAATGAGGATCCTGCACCTTGCTCTTGAGCCTCCATTGGTTCTGCAGCTGTCGGATGTGTCAATCCTCCAGGATATATAGGAGTGTAATTCCTAATGGTTCCATCCTTCAAATGGATGATGAATGCCATGTCACAGGCTCCCATACCTGGCCTGTCTTCCCCTTCATCAATGGCACATACCAAAATGTTCTTTTCTCCCTTTACCAGGTCAGTATCGTGCCCAATGAATAGCGCACCTGCAATTATTGCAATTAATCCAATAATAAGGACAATCAATATTGCAACAATGAGTCTTTTTGTTCTATTCATAATAATTACCTACGTCAATTAATTATTTTTAAAGCAAGTAAATATTTTGAAGTCATTGTATAAATATTTTTAAAAAAAGAAATTTAATAGGTGAAATTAAATATGATGAACATATTTAATTTCGTGAGAGTAGTTATATGCTTTTTATTAAATTAGAAAAGAGAGTTAAACTAATTTAATAAATAATCGGAGTGTAGTGACATGGTTTTCGAAAAACCATGCAAGCAATTAAAAATTAGATTTTTAGGTAGACCTAATTTTTATCACTTAATATTAATGTTATCCGACATAGTATATAAAGGTTTCTAAATTTTTAGGTATGCCTAAATTTAATGTTTTGAATTAAAAATGTTGATCATGAAAAAATTGAAAAAATAGATAATATTGGTGTTTAGTTTGAGGAGAGTTAAACACCAACTAGTTTTCGGAAAATTTGGCAGATAATTTTCCTGGTATTAAATTAGAAAATTGTGGAAACTAATTTAATACATATTATATTTTGGAGATTGTATTATTATTGACTAATAATATGTTTTGTTTAAGTGAAATTTAGGCATGCCTAAATTTTAGCTCACTTGTATAAAAGTAGTTTTTCATAGTATATAAAGGTTTCGAATTTTTAGGTGAACCTAAATTTTTACCATGAATTTTTCAAGTTAACACGTGTTATATAATAGTAATATGACATAGTATTTAAATGTTTTGAGCAAAACTAGAAAATGTCAATGACATCCAAATTTTCCGGCTCTTTCTTGCCGTTAAACACATCACGATCCAATTCATTATTTCTAAATGAAACAATTATGGTACAAATAGCGTCACCTGTTACATTAACGGCAGTACGGATCATGTCTAAAATGTGATCTATTCCCATGATAATCGCAATCGCATCAACCGGCAATCCTACGGATGAAAATACCATATTCAATGTGACCAATCCCACTGAAGGAACGCCAGCGGTACCTACGGATGCCATGACCGCTGTGAAAACAACAGTGATAAGAGCTGAAATGCCCAAATCCATACCATAAGCCTGAGCGGCGAACATAACCGCACATCCCTGCATGATTGAAGTTCCATCCATGTTGATTGTAGCTCCCAAAGGAATTGTGAAAGAGGATACGTCACGGGAAACCCCCATCTCTGACAATTTCTCCATGTTCAATGGAATTGTCGCATTTGAAGTGGAAGATGAAAATGCGAAAAGCATGACTGAAAAGAATCTCCTGAAGAACTTGATTGGATTCAGCCTGGTGAAAACGACAAGCAACATCGGATAAACGACAAAAGCCTGCACCACCAAAGCCACAATAACACACATCACATATTTTCCAAGAGGAATAATTCCCTCAAAGCCTAATCCGGCAAATGTCCTGGCCATAAGACAGAAAACACCGATAGGTGCGAATTTCATAACTATTGAAGTCATTTCCATCATGATCAAATTGCCTTGGGAAAACATGTCGTTGACCAGTTGTGTCTCTTCCCTCAGTTTGGCAAGAATGATTCCCAGCAACACTCCGAATATAATAACCGGCAACATGTCCCCAGTGGCCAATGAGGCGATAGGATTGTCCGGAATCATATTCAGGATTGCATCAGGCACTGTCTGGTTAACCGTTACGTTGGCCGAAGTTGCAACGCCAGCCAAATTCAAGCCGACACCAGGTTTTATTGCCATGGCTATTAAAAGAGCTATTGTAACTGCTACTGCTGTTGTAATGAGATAAAAAATAATTGTTGTCCCACCAATGGAACCTATTTTTCTTACATCAGATATTGATGCCACTCCAACGACAATGGAGCAGAAAACAAGAGGAACGACAAGCATCTTCATCAGCTTAATGAAACAGTCC
Above is a genomic segment from Methanobrevibacter thaueri containing:
- a CDS encoding type II secretion system F family protein, which translates into the protein MFADFFILIGSIALSIVDFLKNLSFDKVRIEKNESGYIDTEIFSKLNIYVEPQTLSKSETGFDHIRDELLKYMVDRRIMALLILLGVILMIFCSFELVGMYFVITIMAYIFILSYPKIKEQRGYSDLNQGLPYALRHMGIELKSGKGLHDALITIKNADYGSLSKELNRVLEEVKFGKSTEDSLLEMAHRVNSEGLTRATYQIISTLRVGGNLANSLEIIAQDISFDMQIRLKEYSQKLNSFILIYTFIAILAPVISLIMLMAGSTVMGDIISSELLFVIYTIFFPLIVVFMGLFIKKLEPKI
- a CDS encoding DUF4012 domain-containing protein, whose protein sequence is MNRTKRLIVAILIVLIIGLIAIIAGALFIGHDTDLVKGEKNILVCAIDEGEDRPGMGACDMAFIIHLKDGTIRNYTPIYPGGLTHPTAAEPMEAQEQGAGSSLLLHDAFWDADNEQGMQLAKEIVEYQTNNSINSVVAINSEALDAILSAAGQLEIDGQLTNASGIDIIREEDWGNGVSRGDAVIDVVKAAATAASSNPATKSAMINAALDQYSKGNIIMDQQGAFVELLASKGFESFF
- a CDS encoding dicarboxylate/amino acid:cation symporter, which encodes MIERLRKISLGNWILIGMILGCLFGLFLNFYVSDSFIKQIIFIDNIFYLGGDCFIKLMKMLVVPLVFCSIVVGVASISDVRKIGSIGGTTIIFYLITTAVAVTIALLIAMAIKPGVGLNLAGVATSANVTVNQTVPDAILNMIPDNPIASLATGDMLPVIIFGVLLGIILAKLREETQLVNDMFSQGNLIMMEMTSIVMKFAPIGVFCLMARTFAGLGFEGIIPLGKYVMCVIVALVVQAFVVYPMLLVVFTRLNPIKFFRRFFSVMLFAFSSSTSNATIPLNMEKLSEMGVSRDVSSFTIPLGATINMDGTSIMQGCAVMFAAQAYGMDLGISALITVVFTAVMASVGTAGVPSVGLVTLNMVFSSVGLPVDAIAIIMGIDHILDMIRTAVNVTGDAICTIIVSFRNNELDRDVFNGKKEPENLDVIDIF